One window of Solwaraspora sp. WMMA2056 genomic DNA carries:
- a CDS encoding helix-turn-helix transcriptional regulator, whose amino-acid sequence MNRAALADFLRRRREALRPSDVGLVSGPRRRTPGLRREEVAALTGMSADYYVRIEQQRGPQPSTQMLAALARTLRLTADERDHLFRLAGHNVPRRTPEDTHVAPALLRVLDRMADTPALILSSLGEALVANRLAVSIFGDPAARTGLARCDVYRWFTDPASRAVYPPEYHDRHGRGLVASLRVVHGAAGPHSRAGELVRALLAESPEFHELWERHEVARRFSDHKIVVHPEVGAIEVDCQALFTEDQSQALLVLTPRPGSEAEDKIRLLAVLGHQHFATADR is encoded by the coding sequence ATGAACCGTGCTGCCCTGGCCGATTTCCTGCGCCGCCGCCGCGAGGCGTTGCGCCCGTCCGACGTCGGTCTGGTGTCCGGGCCGCGTCGTCGCACGCCGGGACTGCGCCGGGAGGAGGTCGCGGCGCTGACCGGCATGTCCGCCGACTACTACGTGCGGATCGAGCAGCAGCGCGGCCCGCAGCCGTCGACGCAGATGCTGGCCGCGCTCGCCAGGACGCTGCGGTTGACCGCCGACGAACGGGACCATCTGTTCCGGCTGGCCGGGCACAACGTCCCCCGCCGTACGCCCGAGGACACCCACGTCGCCCCGGCCCTGCTGCGGGTGCTGGACCGGATGGCGGACACCCCGGCGTTGATTCTGTCGTCGCTCGGCGAGGCGCTGGTGGCGAACCGGCTGGCGGTGTCGATCTTCGGCGATCCGGCTGCGCGTACCGGCCTGGCCCGCTGCGACGTCTACCGGTGGTTCACCGATCCGGCTTCCCGGGCGGTGTACCCGCCGGAGTACCACGACCGGCACGGCCGCGGCCTCGTCGCCTCGCTGCGGGTGGTGCACGGCGCGGCCGGGCCGCACTCACGCGCCGGTGAGCTGGTGCGGGCGCTGCTGGCCGAGTCGCCCGAGTTCCACGAACTCTGGGAGCGGCACGAGGTCGCCCGCCGGTTCTCGGACCACAAGATCGTGGTGCATCCGGAGGTCGGTGCGATCGAGGTGGACTGTCAGGCCCTGTTCACCGAGGACCAGTCGCAGGCGTTGCTGGTACTCACGCCACGGCCGGGCAGCGAGGCCGAGGACAAGATCCGGCTGCTCGCGGTGCTGGGACACCAGCACTTCGCGACGGCTGACCGCTGA
- a CDS encoding SDR family NAD(P)-dependent oxidoreductase — protein MNTSGNTIFVPGATSGIGLALALRLQAAGNTVVIGGRRGDLLDKLAADHGFGTVRIDTADAASIAAATADVVERYPELNVLIAMAGIMRAEDWTGSGFLADAEEVVTTNLLGPIRLIAALTGHLQTRPDATIVTVSSGLAHVPLRVTPTYNATKAAIHQLSETLRLQLAPVGVQVIELVPPAVRTALMRGHETSDAAMALDEFADEVMTLIEADPKAHEILVDRVKFLRHAEVRGDYDQVVTTLNATDPHAR, from the coding sequence ATGAACACGTCCGGAAACACCATCTTCGTACCCGGTGCCACCTCCGGTATCGGACTGGCGCTTGCCCTACGGCTGCAGGCCGCCGGCAACACCGTCGTCATCGGCGGGCGGCGTGGCGACCTGCTCGACAAGCTCGCCGCCGACCACGGATTCGGGACCGTACGCATCGACACCGCCGACGCGGCGTCGATCGCGGCGGCGACCGCCGACGTCGTCGAGCGCTACCCGGAGCTGAACGTCCTGATCGCAATGGCCGGCATCATGCGGGCCGAGGACTGGACGGGCTCCGGCTTCCTCGCCGATGCCGAAGAGGTCGTCACCACCAATCTGCTCGGCCCGATCCGGCTGATCGCCGCCCTCACCGGGCACCTGCAGACCCGGCCCGACGCCACGATCGTCACGGTCTCGTCCGGCCTTGCGCACGTCCCGCTGCGGGTCACACCTACCTACAACGCCACGAAGGCGGCGATCCACCAGCTCAGCGAGACCCTGCGCCTGCAGTTGGCACCGGTCGGCGTACAGGTGATCGAGCTCGTGCCACCCGCCGTGCGGACCGCGCTGATGCGGGGCCACGAGACCTCGGACGCCGCGATGGCACTCGACGAGTTCGCCGACGAGGTGATGACCTTGATCGAGGCCGACCCGAAAGCCCACGAGATCCTGGTCGACCGGGTGAAGTTCCTCCGGCACGCCGAGGTCCGCGGCGACTACGACCAGGTTGTGACGACGCTCAACGCCACCGACCCGCACGCCCGCTGA
- a CDS encoding tautomerase family protein: MPYANLKVPADTLTPESKKKLQDAVTDAFVDVYGERARPTTLVILEEVTDGGWSLGGTILNAELLGRS; the protein is encoded by the coding sequence ATGCCGTACGCCAACCTCAAGGTCCCCGCCGACACACTCACCCCGGAGTCGAAGAAGAAGCTGCAGGACGCCGTCACCGACGCCTTCGTGGACGTGTACGGCGAACGCGCCCGGCCGACCACGTTGGTGATCCTCGAGGAGGTCACCGACGGCGGTTGGAGCCTGGGCGGCACCATCCTCAACGCGGAGCTCCTCGGTCGCAGTTGA
- a CDS encoding GNAT family protein, producing the protein MDPIHLTGRLVDLRDFRASDIPDAVGIVGDERVTRWLSFDARDQDQTAAMIEGAISRAQAEPRTEYYLAVVDKQDRMIGFGRLGLSGVHAAKLGYAIHADHWGHGYATDAARTLITYGFGPLGLHRITAAIGPDNAASITVVKRLGMTYEGRLRDHVHTKGAWRDSLLYSILAPEWTPQANQP; encoded by the coding sequence ATGGACCCGATCCACCTCACCGGCCGACTCGTCGACCTGCGCGACTTCCGCGCGAGCGACATCCCCGACGCGGTCGGCATCGTCGGAGACGAACGCGTCACCCGCTGGCTGTCCTTCGACGCACGCGACCAGGACCAGACCGCCGCCATGATCGAAGGCGCGATCAGCCGAGCGCAGGCCGAGCCACGCACCGAGTACTACCTAGCTGTTGTCGACAAGCAGGACCGGATGATCGGGTTCGGCCGCCTCGGACTCAGCGGCGTACACGCCGCGAAACTCGGCTACGCCATCCACGCCGACCACTGGGGCCATGGCTACGCCACCGACGCCGCCCGCACCCTCATCACCTATGGCTTCGGACCACTCGGGTTACACCGGATCACCGCCGCCATCGGACCAGACAACGCCGCATCCATCACCGTCGTCAAACGGCTCGGGATGACGTACGAAGGCCGCCTCCGCGACCACGTCCACACCAAAGGCGCATGGCGAGACTCCCTGCTCTACTCCATCCTCGCCCCAGAGTGGACACCGCAGGCAAACCAGCCGTAG
- a CDS encoding GntR family transcriptional regulator produces the protein MPIEVAQPKYVVIVNAMQQRIGDGTYPPGAMLPSETELVREFGASRPVVVRALDMLRQDGWIESRQGKGRFVIGRPGGAFTRAVRERYAVLDQPEPAGSTVLAAEVIPAPPRAASALDIEPGTLVVARRRLVTVDDLGPVELATAYLAVGLAAGTDVGGTASLSDGLLRHLTARKGVKFDHVAERISARLPRDDEASLLKVGPTDPVVTALLSICDRTATPLLAVDVLFPASRHDLEDVYPLD, from the coding sequence GTGCCGATCGAAGTCGCGCAACCCAAGTACGTGGTGATCGTCAACGCGATGCAGCAGCGCATCGGCGACGGCACCTACCCGCCCGGTGCGATGCTTCCGAGTGAAACCGAGCTGGTGCGGGAGTTCGGCGCGTCCCGTCCGGTCGTCGTGCGGGCGCTGGACATGTTGCGTCAGGACGGCTGGATTGAGTCCCGTCAGGGCAAGGGTCGGTTCGTCATCGGTCGTCCCGGGGGCGCGTTCACCAGAGCGGTCCGTGAGCGGTATGCCGTACTCGATCAGCCGGAACCGGCCGGCTCCACCGTCCTGGCGGCTGAGGTCATCCCGGCGCCGCCTCGGGCGGCGTCCGCGCTCGACATCGAACCGGGAACGCTGGTCGTCGCGCGTCGTCGACTGGTCACGGTCGACGACCTGGGGCCGGTGGAGTTGGCCACCGCGTACCTTGCCGTTGGTCTCGCTGCGGGTACGGACGTGGGCGGAACGGCTTCGCTGTCGGATGGGCTGCTGCGGCACCTGACGGCGCGCAAGGGCGTCAAGTTCGATCACGTCGCCGAGCGGATCTCGGCCCGGCTGCCTCGCGACGACGAAGCATCCCTGTTGAAGGTCGGCCCGACCGATCCGGTGGTCACCGCGCTGCTGTCCATTTGCGACCGTACGGCAACCCCGCTGCTCGCGGTCGACGTGCTGTTTCCCGCTTCCCGTCACGACCTGGAAGACGTCTACCCCCTCGACTGA
- a CDS encoding FtsK/SpoIIIE domain-containing protein: MPLINIIPGEKVPVAPMNVRLPSWRMPGWLLLLWWLARGLVRLTVLAVRYWWISGPTVAVAWVYAEWGPLVLAAAVAGLATVCTVWCRLHPGSWRRFGWYPLVGRWRRLWVYRRRWVAVTATCGLAVIFDGVRYVPRLVRVSSDRFGDTVMVRMLPGQVPDDWARNADRLAHGFHQREARASACVRPDLVAVRFTRRDPLAGVVAPLPVPAVPDLTGLPLGVQEGGEVYRLRLAGSHVLVAGATNSGKGSVIWSLISALAGGVRSGLVELWVFDAKGGMELAAGLPLFARFCYQDPDTMAGVLEEAVKRMRVRADRLRGVTRQHTPSRDEPLIVVVVDELAALTAYLTDRKVRDRIKEALGLLLSQGRAVGVHVVAALQDPRKDVLPFRDLFPTRIALRMTEPEQADMVLGDGARDRGAACDRIPETLPGVGYVVLDGVREPVRVRFAYLSDDDIRGLGRTYRHLDDTDTDTDTDTGGVPGVVA, from the coding sequence ATGCCGTTGATCAACATCATTCCGGGGGAGAAGGTCCCGGTCGCGCCGATGAACGTGCGGCTGCCGTCGTGGCGGATGCCGGGCTGGCTGCTCCTGCTGTGGTGGCTGGCCCGTGGCCTGGTCCGGCTGACAGTCCTCGCGGTCCGCTACTGGTGGATCTCCGGCCCGACCGTCGCGGTGGCGTGGGTCTATGCGGAGTGGGGGCCGCTCGTTCTGGCCGCCGCCGTCGCCGGCCTCGCCACGGTGTGCACGGTGTGGTGTCGGCTGCATCCGGGGTCGTGGCGGCGGTTCGGCTGGTACCCGCTCGTTGGGCGGTGGCGTCGGTTGTGGGTGTACCGGCGTCGTTGGGTCGCGGTCACCGCTACCTGCGGGTTGGCGGTGATCTTCGACGGGGTCCGGTACGTGCCGCGTCTGGTCCGGGTGTCCTCGGATCGGTTCGGGGACACGGTGATGGTGCGGATGCTGCCGGGTCAGGTGCCGGATGACTGGGCGCGTAACGCGGACCGGTTGGCGCACGGCTTCCACCAACGCGAAGCACGAGCGTCCGCCTGTGTGCGGCCGGATCTGGTGGCGGTGCGGTTCACCCGCCGGGATCCCCTCGCCGGGGTGGTGGCGCCGCTGCCGGTCCCGGCCGTACCCGACCTGACCGGCCTGCCCCTGGGTGTGCAGGAGGGCGGCGAGGTGTATCGGCTGCGGCTGGCGGGGTCGCATGTGCTGGTGGCGGGGGCGACGAACTCCGGTAAGGGGTCGGTGATCTGGTCGCTGATCTCGGCGTTGGCCGGCGGCGTCCGTTCCGGCCTGGTGGAGCTGTGGGTGTTCGACGCGAAGGGCGGCATGGAGTTGGCGGCGGGGCTGCCGTTGTTCGCCCGGTTCTGCTACCAGGACCCGGACACGATGGCCGGCGTCCTGGAAGAGGCCGTGAAGCGGATGCGGGTGCGTGCGGACCGGCTTCGCGGGGTGACCCGTCAGCACACGCCGAGCCGGGATGAGCCGTTGATCGTGGTGGTCGTCGACGAGTTGGCGGCGTTGACCGCGTACCTGACTGACCGCAAGGTCCGTGACCGCATCAAGGAAGCGTTGGGCTTGCTGTTGTCGCAGGGCCGGGCGGTGGGTGTGCATGTGGTGGCGGCGTTGCAGGACCCGCGTAAGGACGTGCTGCCGTTCCGGGACCTGTTCCCGACCCGGATCGCGTTGCGGATGACCGAGCCGGAGCAGGCTGACATGGTCCTCGGCGACGGTGCCCGCGATCGGGGTGCGGCCTGTGACCGGATTCCGGAGACGCTGCCGGGGGTCGGCTACGTCGTCCTCGACGGTGTCCGGGAACCCGTCCGGGTCCGGTTCGCCTACCTGTCCGACGACGACATTCGCGGCCTGGGCCGCACGTACCGGCACCTCGACGACACCGACACCGATACCGACACCGACACCGGTGGCGTGCCGGGGGTGGTGGCGTGA
- a CDS encoding DUF2637 domain-containing protein, with protein sequence MAATGGPTRAERVEGVVLVLILLVVGGLAGAASFTHVHDWTMDNSPAGTGEWFGWANAAISELIPLAALLTIRRRRRTGGPVGYPMFLLVCAVCLSLAAQLAVAKPGISGWLLSAVPALAFLGLSKLVLSTKPATPAPAGVDQPGNQRPAAAVDQVDTDRPAPVVPVPTARPVDQFAGVDQAPMVQQVRPASGARRGVVPVPVAGFPTRNGSAMAGVEADQ encoded by the coding sequence ATGGCCGCGACTGGTGGGCCGACCCGCGCGGAGCGGGTGGAAGGCGTCGTCCTGGTGCTGATCCTGCTCGTCGTCGGTGGTCTGGCGGGGGCGGCGTCGTTCACCCACGTGCACGACTGGACGATGGACAACTCCCCGGCGGGTACGGGGGAGTGGTTCGGCTGGGCCAACGCCGCTATCTCCGAACTCATCCCCCTCGCCGCGTTGCTGACGATCCGGCGGCGGCGTCGCACCGGTGGGCCGGTCGGCTATCCGATGTTCCTGCTGGTCTGCGCGGTCTGCCTGTCCCTGGCCGCACAGCTCGCCGTTGCCAAGCCGGGCATCTCGGGCTGGCTGCTGTCGGCGGTGCCGGCGTTGGCGTTCCTGGGCCTGTCGAAGCTCGTCCTGTCCACCAAACCCGCCACCCCCGCCCCGGCCGGTGTCGACCAGCCGGGCAACCAGCGGCCGGCGGCTGCCGTCGACCAGGTCGACACCGACCGCCCTGCGCCGGTCGTGCCCGTCCCGACTGCCCGGCCCGTCGACCAGTTCGCGGGCGTCGACCAGGCGCCGATGGTCCAACAGGTCCGCCCGGCATCTGGTGCGCGGCGGGGCGTGGTGCCCGTACCGGTGGCGGGGTTCCCGACCCGCAACGGCTCTGCGATGGCTGGTGTGGAGGCTGACCAGTGA
- a CDS encoding replication initiator encodes MRQPLAKDALRQLAEQHQVCVRPVVLRRTDTMTGRTDVLEVPCGATLAAKCKPCAERGRRLRIQQIREGWHLADEPAVRPDKPGEDVLSLVRLRAHLEFERHALAYEPMHPDARAAQVADLDDAIVEVDEALAESNLRGRLTPVERDDRPRRRRSTRRRQDTPDLPRLPVDPRTVGRAYTGRQGKTYRPSMLLTLTLDSHGPVHSHFRRGGYVVPCECGQRHQPHDPVLSTPVDPDSYDYRRAALDSIHFARVLDRWWQNLRRAAGWNVQYAGAVELQRRLAPHAHFAIRGTLPRKLLKQIAAATYHQVWWPRFDHPVYRVDKPPVWDTDRQAYVDPTTREPLPTWGEALDELEEPGTPPAYVARLGRIDARGIDQGTRDAERSIRYVTKYVTKDLTDQARPRSDPQKAHFDRLHAELSVLPCSPTCANWLLYGVQPDKAKPGLTPGRCTGKVHQRATLGFTGRRVLVSRQWSGKTLADHRADNRAWVRAILAGNLADTDDQAATDNNDGQSGGQSDTQVDNPDRYRFELARPDDPDVPPLQHRILRAVSERIRWRTTLTNARQRASGAVSATTRPLTLAA; translated from the coding sequence ATGCGTCAACCCCTCGCGAAGGACGCCCTGCGGCAGTTGGCGGAGCAGCATCAGGTGTGCGTGCGGCCGGTGGTACTGCGCCGCACCGACACCATGACCGGCCGTACCGATGTCCTCGAAGTCCCCTGCGGCGCGACCCTCGCGGCGAAGTGCAAGCCGTGCGCGGAACGCGGTCGACGGTTGCGGATTCAGCAGATCCGGGAGGGCTGGCACCTGGCCGACGAACCGGCCGTCCGCCCCGACAAGCCGGGTGAGGACGTCCTGTCGCTGGTCCGGCTGCGGGCACACCTCGAGTTCGAACGCCACGCGCTGGCGTACGAACCGATGCACCCGGATGCACGGGCCGCGCAGGTCGCCGACCTGGATGACGCGATCGTCGAGGTTGATGAGGCGTTGGCGGAATCGAACCTGCGTGGCCGGTTGACCCCGGTCGAGCGGGATGATCGGCCTCGGCGTCGCCGGTCGACCCGCCGACGCCAGGACACCCCGGACCTGCCCCGGCTGCCGGTCGACCCGCGTACCGTCGGCCGCGCCTACACCGGCCGGCAGGGCAAAACGTACCGGCCGTCGATGCTGCTCACGCTCACCCTCGACAGTCACGGCCCGGTGCACTCGCACTTTCGGCGCGGCGGCTACGTCGTGCCGTGCGAGTGCGGGCAACGCCACCAACCGCACGACCCGGTGCTGAGCACGCCGGTGGATCCGGACAGCTACGACTACCGGCGTGCGGCGCTGGATTCGATCCACTTCGCCCGCGTCCTGGACCGGTGGTGGCAGAACCTGCGGCGGGCGGCGGGCTGGAACGTCCAGTACGCCGGGGCCGTCGAGCTGCAACGCCGTCTCGCCCCACACGCGCACTTCGCGATCAGGGGCACCCTGCCGCGCAAGCTGTTGAAGCAGATCGCAGCCGCGACCTACCACCAGGTGTGGTGGCCACGCTTCGACCACCCCGTCTACCGGGTCGACAAACCACCGGTGTGGGATACCGACCGGCAGGCGTACGTCGACCCCACAACCCGCGAGCCGCTCCCCACCTGGGGCGAAGCGCTCGACGAGCTGGAGGAACCCGGCACCCCACCCGCCTACGTCGCACGGCTGGGCCGGATCGACGCACGTGGCATCGACCAGGGCACCCGCGACGCGGAACGCTCCATCCGCTACGTCACGAAGTACGTCACCAAGGACCTGACCGACCAGGCCCGGCCACGCTCCGACCCACAGAAGGCGCACTTCGACCGGCTCCACGCCGAACTCTCCGTGCTGCCGTGCTCGCCGACCTGCGCGAACTGGCTGCTCTACGGCGTCCAACCGGACAAGGCCAAACCCGGCCTCACCCCCGGTCGCTGCACCGGCAAGGTCCACCAACGGGCGACGCTCGGCTTCACCGGCCGGCGGGTGCTCGTCTCCCGGCAATGGTCCGGCAAGACCCTGGCCGACCACCGCGCCGACAACCGGGCCTGGGTCCGCGCGATCCTCGCCGGGAACCTCGCCGACACCGACGACCAGGCCGCCACCGACAACAACGACGGCCAGTCGGGCGGGCAATCAGACACGCAGGTCGACAACCCGGACCGCTACCGGTTCGAACTCGCCCGACCAGACGACCCCGACGTCCCACCCCTGCAACACCGCATCCTGCGCGCCGTCTCCGAACGCATCCGCTGGCGCACCACCCTCACCAACGCCCGACAACGCGCCTCCGGCGCTGTCTCGGCAACGACCCGACCCCTGACCCTCGCAGCCTGA
- a CDS encoding helix-turn-helix domain-containing protein, whose product MADGLLTPDEVAARLRATPRFVRRLVADRRIEYVKVGRLVRFEESAVAAYVERNRIAPLTRANLRHYLGEVA is encoded by the coding sequence ATGGCAGACGGGCTGTTGACCCCTGATGAGGTCGCCGCTCGCCTCCGGGCAACGCCGCGATTCGTGCGCCGGCTGGTCGCTGACCGCCGGATCGAGTACGTGAAGGTCGGCCGCCTGGTCCGCTTCGAGGAATCCGCGGTGGCCGCGTACGTCGAACGGAACCGGATCGCGCCGCTGACCCGCGCGAACCTGCGTCACTACCTTGGTGAGGTGGCCTGA
- a CDS encoding site-specific integrase produces MANKPGRRRFGSIRKLPSGRYQARYFGPDGVERKAPDTFPTEPQAAKWLTVVESEIIRGEWNAPEAGQITLSEYGSRWIAQRRLQPRTRENYEDLFRLYVRPYLGTLVLGTIKPATIRDWRARLLGNGVSEPQAVKAYSLLRAVLNTAMKEDELIRQNPCRIPGYDRYHTPERPVATVAQVVALAEAMPARFSALIIVAAFSGLRWGELAALRRCDVDTDAGTIRVPRKLAVLRSGGLAFGPPKSQAGNRVVALPAAARSALVDHLAAFVDDDPEALVFTGDKGAVLRSGNFRRAVRWSAALAAAGLPVDFHFHDLRHTGNNLAAATGASTRDLMSRMGHASMRAALIYQHANSERDREIAAGMDRVIAAGLPRPAGRQGSAPERHG; encoded by the coding sequence ATGGCGAACAAGCCTGGCCGGCGTCGGTTCGGCAGCATCCGCAAATTGCCGTCCGGGCGGTACCAGGCCCGGTACTTCGGCCCGGACGGCGTCGAGCGGAAGGCGCCCGACACGTTCCCGACCGAGCCGCAGGCGGCGAAGTGGCTGACCGTCGTCGAGTCGGAGATCATCCGTGGCGAGTGGAACGCGCCGGAAGCAGGTCAAATCACCCTCAGCGAGTACGGCTCGCGCTGGATCGCGCAACGTCGACTCCAGCCGCGTACGCGGGAGAACTACGAGGACCTGTTCCGGCTGTACGTCCGGCCGTACCTCGGCACTCTCGTACTCGGCACGATCAAGCCGGCGACCATCCGGGACTGGCGTGCCCGGCTGCTCGGCAACGGCGTCTCCGAGCCGCAAGCGGTCAAGGCGTACTCACTGCTGCGGGCCGTGCTCAACACGGCCATGAAGGAAGACGAGCTGATCCGGCAGAACCCCTGCCGCATCCCCGGCTATGACCGCTATCACACGCCTGAGCGGCCGGTGGCTACCGTCGCCCAGGTCGTCGCGCTCGCGGAAGCGATGCCGGCCCGGTTCTCGGCGTTGATCATCGTCGCCGCGTTCTCGGGGCTGCGTTGGGGCGAGCTGGCCGCGTTGCGCCGGTGCGACGTCGACACCGACGCGGGCACGATCCGCGTACCGCGCAAGCTCGCCGTGCTGCGTAGCGGCGGGTTGGCGTTCGGTCCGCCAAAGTCGCAAGCCGGCAACCGGGTCGTGGCGCTGCCGGCGGCTGCCCGGTCGGCGCTCGTCGACCACCTGGCCGCGTTCGTCGACGACGACCCGGAAGCGCTGGTGTTCACCGGCGACAAGGGCGCGGTGCTGCGTTCCGGCAACTTCCGCCGCGCGGTCCGGTGGTCGGCGGCACTGGCGGCGGCCGGTCTGCCGGTCGACTTCCACTTTCACGACCTGCGGCACACCGGCAACAACCTGGCGGCGGCGACGGGTGCGAGTACCCGTGACCTGATGTCCCGGATGGGGCACGCCAGCATGCGGGCGGCACTGATCTACCAGCACGCCAACAGCGAGCGGGACCGGGAGATCGCGGCCGGCATGGATCGGGTGATCGCCGCCGGGCTGCCGCGTCCCGCTGGCCGTCAGGGGAGCGCTCCGGAACGGCACGGCTGA
- the tig gene encoding trigger factor, which produces MKSTVETLSPTRVRLAIEVPFVELEPSLRKAYREISQQVTIPGFRKGKVPAAIIDQRVGRGTVLNEAVQEAIPQNILAAIREHEVKTLGRPAVEITDFTDGEALKFTAEVDVRPQLTLPDLSAVEVTVDELQIDDSEIEDQIGNLRERFATLKTVERPAQEGDYVQIDLAATVDGEEVPGGSATNLSHEVGSKQLLPGLDEVLVGMSAGAATSFVTQLVGGDFAGRDADVAVTVRTVKEKQLPELDDAFAQMASEFDTIEELRGDLRQRVERVKRVEQIYAARDKALDQLVEAAEVPAPDGVVSEEVEHRKQAMTDQLERIGASWDDYLASEEKSEADIDAELTEAAGKAVKIQLLLDTLADAEDVQVSDDEFGHEIVHRAQRAGMAPQQYYDQLARSGAAGAVYGDVRRGKALGLVMERITMKDSAGNPISMDAIREANEAEHDHGHDH; this is translated from the coding sequence GTGAAGAGCACCGTCGAGACCTTGAGCCCGACTCGGGTCCGGCTCGCCATCGAGGTGCCGTTCGTCGAGCTCGAACCGAGCCTGCGGAAGGCGTACCGGGAGATCTCCCAGCAGGTCACCATCCCCGGCTTCCGCAAGGGGAAGGTGCCCGCCGCGATCATCGACCAGCGGGTCGGTCGGGGCACCGTGCTGAACGAGGCCGTGCAGGAGGCGATCCCGCAGAACATCCTGGCCGCCATCCGTGAGCACGAGGTCAAGACCCTTGGCCGACCGGCGGTGGAGATCACCGATTTCACCGATGGTGAGGCATTGAAGTTCACCGCCGAGGTGGACGTGCGTCCGCAGCTGACCCTGCCGGACCTGAGCGCCGTCGAGGTCACCGTCGACGAGCTGCAGATCGACGACAGTGAGATCGAGGACCAGATCGGCAACCTGCGGGAGCGGTTCGCCACGCTGAAGACCGTGGAGCGTCCGGCCCAGGAGGGCGACTACGTCCAGATCGACCTGGCAGCGACGGTCGACGGCGAGGAGGTGCCGGGCGGTTCGGCCACCAACCTGTCGCACGAGGTCGGCAGCAAGCAGCTGTTGCCGGGTCTGGACGAGGTGCTCGTCGGGATGTCGGCCGGTGCGGCCACCAGCTTCGTCACCCAGCTCGTGGGCGGTGACTTCGCCGGCCGTGACGCCGACGTCGCGGTGACCGTGCGGACGGTCAAGGAGAAGCAGCTGCCGGAGCTTGACGACGCGTTCGCCCAGATGGCCAGCGAGTTCGACACCATCGAGGAGCTGCGCGGCGACCTGCGTCAGCGGGTCGAGCGGGTCAAGCGGGTCGAGCAGATCTACGCCGCCCGGGACAAGGCGCTCGACCAGTTGGTCGAGGCGGCCGAGGTCCCGGCACCGGACGGCGTGGTCAGCGAGGAGGTCGAGCACCGCAAGCAGGCGATGACCGACCAGCTGGAGCGCATCGGCGCCTCCTGGGACGATTACCTGGCCTCCGAGGAGAAGTCCGAGGCCGACATCGACGCCGAGCTGACCGAGGCGGCCGGCAAGGCGGTGAAGATCCAGCTGCTGCTGGACACCCTCGCCGACGCCGAGGACGTGCAGGTCTCCGACGACGAGTTCGGTCACGAGATCGTGCACCGCGCCCAGCGGGCCGGGATGGCGCCGCAGCAGTACTACGACCAGTTGGCCCGCTCCGGTGCGGCAGGCGCGGTCTACGGCGATGTCCGCCGGGGCAAGGCCCTCGGTCTGGTGATGGAGCGGATCACGATGAAGGACTCTGCCGGCAACCCGATCAGCATGGACGCCATCCGGGAGGCCAACGAGGCCGAGCACGACCACGGGCACGACCACTGA
- a CDS encoding ATP-dependent Clp protease proteolytic subunit, with protein MTDLHIPAMPIRVSEARGGDSLSGNLDDTVFNRLLKERIIFLGSEVTDQVANRICAQLLLLAAEDPERDINLYINSPGGSVYSGMAIYDTMQYITNDVATIAMGMAASMGQLLLCAGAPGKRYALPHARIMMHQPSGGMGGTASDIAIQAEQMLYTKRMFQERVAFHTGQDPEQIEADSDRDRWFTAAEALDYGFIDRVITGATQVPTGAGTRN; from the coding sequence ATGACCGATCTGCACATCCCAGCTATGCCCATCCGGGTGAGCGAGGCCCGCGGCGGTGACTCACTCAGTGGCAACCTCGACGACACGGTCTTCAACCGGCTGCTCAAGGAGCGGATCATCTTCCTCGGCAGCGAGGTGACCGACCAGGTGGCGAACCGCATCTGCGCCCAGCTGCTGCTGCTGGCGGCGGAGGACCCGGAGCGGGACATCAACCTCTACATCAACTCGCCGGGCGGGTCGGTCTACTCCGGCATGGCGATCTACGACACCATGCAGTACATCACCAACGATGTCGCGACCATCGCGATGGGCATGGCCGCGTCCATGGGCCAGCTGCTGCTCTGCGCGGGCGCGCCGGGCAAGCGGTACGCCCTGCCGCACGCCCGGATCATGATGCACCAGCCGTCCGGTGGGATGGGCGGGACGGCGTCGGACATCGCCATCCAGGCGGAGCAGATGCTCTACACCAAGCGGATGTTCCAGGAGCGGGTGGCGTTCCACACCGGCCAGGACCCCGAGCAGATCGAGGCCGACTCGGACCGTGACCGGTGGTTCACCGCCGCCGAGGCGCTCGACTACGGTTTCATCGACCGGGTGATCACAGGAGCCACGCAGGTCCCGACCGGCGCCGGCACCCGCAACTGA